GACCCGAAAATGCCATAGAGAAAACTAAATTTTTAGGTTCGGAAACCCGTACAATTACTACCATTGCTATGGTTGATCAATTTCGGTTAAATTAGCACTCGTAAGGTGAGAGTGCTAAAAAAATACTCCACCGCTAAAGTTAAACAAAGAAAAACAAGGAGTAAACTATCAATGGCAGCAATTACCATTAACGTATCCACCGTAAAACCATTAGGTGATCGTGTATTCGTCAAAGTTAGCGAAGCAGAAGAAAAAACTGCTGGTGGTATCTATTTACCTGATAATGCTAAAGAAAAACCCCAAGTTGGTGAAGTAGTCACCGTAGGCGATGGTAAAGTAAATGATAAAGGAGAGCGCACTCCTGTAGAAGTAAAAGTTGGTGATAAAGTTCTCTACTCTAAATATGCTGGAACTGACATCAAATTAGGTAGCGATGACTATGTTTTACTCTCCGAAAAAGACATTCTCGCTGTAGTTTCCTAGAAAGGGCAAAAGACAAAAGTTAACTTTACGCTCAAAGTGTTGTTTTGTCTAATGCTTGAATAAAATCAATGGGTTAAGGTACGCAACCCAGAAAAACTGAAACAGTACCACAAATTATTACAAATTATAGAGAAAATCAAGAGAATCAATTATGGCAAAATCTATCATTTACAACGAAGAAGCGCGCCGCGCCCTCGAAAAAGGTATCGACTTATTAGCTGAAGCTGTAGCCGTAACCCTTGGTCCTAAAGGACGTAATGTTGTTTTAGAAAAAAAATTCGGCGCCCCTCAAATCGTCAATGACGGTGTAACTATCGCCAAAGAAATCGAATTAGAAGACCACATCGAAAATACTGGAGTTGCTTTGATTCGTCAAGCCGCTTCTAAAACCAACGATGTAGCCGGTGACGGTACAACCACCGCAACGGTTTTAGCCCATGCTATCGTCAAAGAAGGTTTACGCAATGTGGCGGCGGGCGCTAATCCTATCGCTCTTAAACGTGGTATTGATAAGGCTACTGAGTATTTAGTAGTTAAAATTGCCGAACACGCCAAAAAAGTAGAAGATAGCAAATCTATTGCCCAAGTGGGTTCTATTTCTGCGGGTAATGATACCGAAGTGGGTGATATGATTGCCCAAGCGATGGAGAAAGTCGGTCAAGAAGGCGTAATTTCCCTCGAAGAAGGTAAATCTATGGAAACTGAATTGGAAATTACCGAAGGTATGCGTTTTGACAAGGGTTATATTTCCCCTTACTTCGTTACCGATACCGAACGCATGGAAGCGGTTTTAGAAGACCCTTTCATCCTTATTACCGATAAGAAAATCACCTTAGTACAAGACTTAGTACCTGTTTTAGAACAAGTTGCCCGTCAAGGTAAACCGTTATTAATCATCGCTGAAGACATCGAAAAAGAAGCCCTTGCTACTTTAGTTGTTAACCGTCTTCGTGGTGTGTTAAACGTAGCTGCCGTGAAAGCTCCCGGTTTTGGTGATCGCCGTAAGCAAATGTTAGAAGACATTGCCGTGTTAACTGGTGGTCAAATGATTAGCGAAGATGCTGGTTTAAAATTAGATACCACCACCGTTGACCAATTAGGTACTGCTCGTCGTTTAACCATTACCAAAGATAGCACTACTATCGTGGCTGAAGGTAACGAAAAAGACGTTAAAACCCGTTGCGATCAAATTCGCCGTCAAATTGATGAATCCGATTCTTCCTACGACAAGGAAAAACTACAAGAGCGTTTAGCAAAATTAAGCGGTGGTGTAGCTGTGATCAAAGTAGGCGCTGCTACGGAAACTGAAATGAAAGATCGTAAGCTCCGTTTAGAAGACGCTATCAACGCTACTAAAGCGGCCGTAGAAGAAGGTATTGTCCCCGGTGGTGGTACTACCTTAGCGCACCTCGCCCCTGAGTTAGAATCTTGGGCTACCGCTAACCTTGAAGCTGAACAGTTGACGGGCGCTTTGATTGTGGCGCGCGCTTTAACCGCACCTTTAAAACGTATTGCGGAAAATGCTGGTCAAAACGGCGCCGTTGTAGCAGAAAGAGTTAAAGAAAAAAACTTTAACACCGGTTATGATGCAGCTAACAACGAATATGTTGATATGTTAGCGGCTGGTATCGTTGATCCTGCTAAAGTTACTCGCTCTGCCATCCAAAACGCTTCTTCCATCGCTGGAATGGTATTAACTACTGAGTGTATTGTAGTTGATAAACCTGAAAAAGATAAAGGTCAAGCCCCTGCTGGTGGCGGTGACTTTGATTATTAATCCTTGAAATTTTGTTGTGTTGGGTTTCATTCTTTAACCCAACCTACAAGATAAATAAATGGGTGGGCAATGCCCACCCTTTTTTTATGTAAAAATATATTATTGTTTATAATTTCGTTAACTATTGAAAATGTTAGTATTATATTAATTAAGTCAAAGAGGTAGTTGTGGTCAAAATTTTTTCTCCAAAACAGCAAAATCCGAATTTTTTATCAAATAAACTCATTGGTATAGACGAACAAAAAAAAACATTAGAAGCATTTTGTCAATTTGTTTGGTCACAAGATTGGCAAGAACAATCTAAAACACTTCATTTTATGTCAACTATCCTATTATATGGTCCTCCTGGTACTGGAAAAACCTCATTGTTAAAAGAAATTGCCAACAATTTTGAAATAAATGGTATTAAATATTATCGAGAAAGTTTAGACCTTTTAGTTGACAAAGAGTTGGGGGAAACATCAAAAGCAATTAAAGAGTTATTTGACCAAATTATTGAACAGGGAAAATGTGGAAAAAAAGTATTTTTACAGTTAGATGATATAGATTCCGTGTTATCTTCCCGTTTTATGAGTAATGAATCATCAGGAGTGAGACGAGGAGTCAATACATTCTTAATACAACTCGATGAATTATTACAAATAGAATTTGAATATACGCCTATAATTGCGGCTACAACAAATATGTTTTCAAATTTAGATTCAGCTATTAAAAGGAGATTTTCCTTAAAGATTAAAGTTGATCCTATTTTAAATAGAATGCAACTTGAGGATTTGTTAAGTCCTATTGAAAAAATAATTGGTAGTCAATTACAAATTAATTATGATTTAATAGAAAGTATTACTAAAGAAAAAAAACTTACTCCCTATGATATTATATTAGTTATGCAAAAGTTATTTTTAAATAGCTTAATTGGAAATGAAATTAAATTTCAACAGTTTACTGATGAATTAAATAGTTCTGAATCTTCAAAAGTCTCTTTTGAAAAACAAGAACAGGCTTATTCTTTACTTCAATAAAGGAGGATTATGACAGAGACAAGAAGTTCAGGAAGGAAAGCTATTGATTCATACATAAAACATGAGGATATAGTTGATAATGCCGTTAAATTAGGTCAAAAGAATGGCTTAAAAGTAGAGGCGACTCAGGGTAATGACTCAAAAGGGGACATCAAAGTAGCAAAGGAAGATTCAAAAAAATATTTGGATTTACTAGCAGATACTATTGATAAAAATCAAGCAAGGAGAAATAAGTAATGTCTGAAAATTCTGATTATATTGAGGTTAAATCATATTCTTCGGCTATCCCTCCAAGTAAAGCAAAAAAAATAGCTAAACAAGGAGTTTCAGGAGTTATCTCAGGTGGTCGCATATCTGATGAATCAAAAAAGATATTTAATAAGCATGGTATATGGCATAGAGAAAATGTTGAACCTAGTGATTTAGAATCTGAAAGTAGAGAAATTGAAAAGGAGAATTAGTATGGATTTTGACTTTTATGATAAAAAATTAAAACCAGTTGGGACAGTTAGTGTGGGGGCGGAATTAATGAAAAAAATTATGTCAACTACAACTATTCCTAAATTAGAAACTAATGGAGAACTTCCTCTAGATAGTTCTCTTGATAATGACGAAGACGAACTCAGTGATTTGATTACATTGTCAACTATTGAAAAAGATTTTATTGGTAAAGAATTAAGTGAACTTTTATCTGGGGAATTTTATAAGGAAATTGAGGAAAAAAAAGGAAATTCAATATCAGATTATGATGAAACAGTAAAAAAGAAAGTATCCGATGACAATAGAAATACTTACAAAAGCAACCCGCAAGTTGTTGTAGAGTTGCTTTCATATCTTGTAAATGACGATATTACTCATTTTCGTTTAGGTTAATAAGCTAGGCTGCATTTAATTGGCTATTTAAAGGTCAAGCCCTTGCTGGTGGCGGTGACTTCGACTACTAAAATTTAGTTAGTTTAGATAATTGTAGGGTGGGCATTGCCCACCCTTTTTTATGGTTTTAAAAATAAAAAATTAAATTTATGTTTCCCAAAGCTATGAGAACAAGGGGCTTAAGCCCCTTGCCATATGTAAAGAATTATTTTTTCAACCAACTAAACATAGCGCGCAAATCCTTCCCAACTTCTTCGATGGTTTGTTCAGCTTCCTGACGGCGCATGGCAGTAAAACCGGGTTTACCCGCTTGATTTTCTAAGACAAACTCTCTGGCAAATTGTCCAGATTGAATTTCACTGAGAATTTTTTTCATTTCTGCACGGGTTTGATCAGTAATGACTCTAGGTCCTCTGGTATAATCACCATACTCAGCAGTATTAGAAATACTATTGCGCATATTTGCCAAACCGCCTTCCACGATTAAATCAACAATCAATTTAACTTCGTGTAAACACTCAAAATAAGCTAACTCAGGTTGATAACCAGCAGAAACGAGGGTATCAAAACCAGCTTTAATCAACTCAGACAAACCACCACATAATACCGCTTGTTCACCAAATAAATCGGTTTCGGTTTCTTCACGGAAACTGGTTTCTAAAACCCCAGCGCGCGTCCCACCAATGCCTTTGGCATAAGCCATAGCACGATCACGGGCTTCTCCAGAAGCGTTTTGATATACAGCAAATAAACAAGGTACACCTTGACCTTGTTCATAGGTACGTCTGACTAAATGACCTGGTCCTTTGGGCGCTACCATTACCACATCCACATCTTCGGGCGGAACAACTTGCCCAAAATGAATATTAAAACCGTGCGCAAATAATAAGACTTTACCTTTGGTTAAATAAGGGGCGATTTCTGTTTCGTAGATCGTGCGCTGGACTTCATCAGGTAGTAAAATCATAATCCAGTCAGCAAGGGATGATGCTT
The nucleotide sequence above comes from Cyanobacterium sp. T60_A2020_053. Encoded proteins:
- the groES gene encoding co-chaperone GroES — its product is MAAITINVSTVKPLGDRVFVKVSEAEEKTAGGIYLPDNAKEKPQVGEVVTVGDGKVNDKGERTPVEVKVGDKVLYSKYAGTDIKLGSDDYVLLSEKDILAVVS
- the groL gene encoding chaperonin GroEL (60 kDa chaperone family; promotes refolding of misfolded polypeptides especially under stressful conditions; forms two stacked rings of heptamers to form a barrel-shaped 14mer; ends can be capped by GroES; misfolded proteins enter the barrel where they are refolded when GroES binds), with translation MAKSIIYNEEARRALEKGIDLLAEAVAVTLGPKGRNVVLEKKFGAPQIVNDGVTIAKEIELEDHIENTGVALIRQAASKTNDVAGDGTTTATVLAHAIVKEGLRNVAAGANPIALKRGIDKATEYLVVKIAEHAKKVEDSKSIAQVGSISAGNDTEVGDMIAQAMEKVGQEGVISLEEGKSMETELEITEGMRFDKGYISPYFVTDTERMEAVLEDPFILITDKKITLVQDLVPVLEQVARQGKPLLIIAEDIEKEALATLVVNRLRGVLNVAAVKAPGFGDRRKQMLEDIAVLTGGQMISEDAGLKLDTTTVDQLGTARRLTITKDSTTIVAEGNEKDVKTRCDQIRRQIDESDSSYDKEKLQERLAKLSGGVAVIKVGAATETEMKDRKLRLEDAINATKAAVEEGIVPGGGTTLAHLAPELESWATANLEAEQLTGALIVARALTAPLKRIAENAGQNGAVVAERVKEKNFNTGYDAANNEYVDMLAAGIVDPAKVTRSAIQNASSIAGMVLTTECIVVDKPEKDKGQAPAGGGDFDY
- a CDS encoding AAA family ATPase, which gives rise to MVKIFSPKQQNPNFLSNKLIGIDEQKKTLEAFCQFVWSQDWQEQSKTLHFMSTILLYGPPGTGKTSLLKEIANNFEINGIKYYRESLDLLVDKELGETSKAIKELFDQIIEQGKCGKKVFLQLDDIDSVLSSRFMSNESSGVRRGVNTFLIQLDELLQIEFEYTPIIAATTNMFSNLDSAIKRRFSLKIKVDPILNRMQLEDLLSPIEKIIGSQLQINYDLIESITKEKKLTPYDIILVMQKLFLNSLIGNEIKFQQFTDELNSSESSKVSFEKQEQAYSLLQ
- the ilvC gene encoding ketol-acid reductoisomerase gives rise to the protein MAQMYYDNDASLDLIANKTVAIIGYGSQGHAHALNLKESGVNVIVGLYEGSKSKPKAESAGLKVHTVAEASSLADWIMILLPDEVQRTIYETEIAPYLTKGKVLLFAHGFNIHFGQVVPPEDVDVVMVAPKGPGHLVRRTYEQGQGVPCLFAVYQNASGEARDRAMAYAKGIGGTRAGVLETSFREETETDLFGEQAVLCGGLSELIKAGFDTLVSAGYQPELAYFECLHEVKLIVDLIVEGGLANMRNSISNTAEYGDYTRGPRVITDQTRAEMKKILSEIQSGQFAREFVLENQAGKPGFTAMRRQEAEQTIEEVGKDLRAMFSWLKK